The sequence AACTACAAATAGAATCATACTAAAAGGATCACTTTTGGAGAGGAGGTGTCAGAGGTGGAGTGGGGAGTgggaaaattaaacttttattttttgaaaattaaactttttatttggcaattttctgtaattttcaaaAAAGTGATGTATCCTTATCATATggatacatgtattatttttattacatgaaAAAGGTAAACCCTTCCTTTATTACTAGCTCATTCTCTTCAGTGATATTATCCCAAAGCACATTCTTACTAAGGATAAATGAACATACCTCTGTAGGTAATGTTGATAAATGCAGCATTGACAAATGAACGCTATAACCATGACTGCAAGGAGTAGAAGCATCAGGAATCCAAACATGTcaactgaaatgaatgaaaagaactaTATTTTAAGCCAACAGAAGGTTAATTTCTCATAGTTTCATCATTTCTACTACCATGCAGTCTGATTCTTAAATACAAATTCACAGggcattattaaaaattatacagtAATATACATTATACACTCCAATAAAACCATCTTTAACGCAATAATCACTAACATCTGAAAATAATCTGGGTTGCtaaaaaatgttctttatctcactggtggctcagacagtaaagaatctgcctgcaatgtaggagacctggttcgatcccggggttgggaagattccctggagaagagaatggcagcccattccagtattcttgcctggagaattccatggacagaagaggctggaaggctacagtccatcatgtcagaaagagtcagacacgactgaatgactaacactacttTCATCTCTAGATTGGTAAACTATTAGGCCActagcttatttttttcctttattttatctcTAAATTCATTCCCAGGCAAtatctcaacagaaaaaaaaaagaaaaagatcctcCAGGCTACTGTTTCTGTACAAATACAAATAGCAGGTAGTGGGGGATGGTTTATTGTTTGAGTTTCAAGAGTTCCTTATCAAAAAGACAATGAGCGTTTGCTGGGGAATCAGCTCTCCAGCACTTGGAAACTTTATCTCCTCTCGATACTATTTAACTTATCAGCCTGGTGTACCTGTAAAATGAAACCAGAGGGCAGAAGATGAAGTAGGAGACTAGGGGTTCCCCATTCATACTAAATAGACAAAGTGTCACCCACTCATATCAGCTCTTTGCAACAATTATGAAGTCAATTTACCTGGTGGTATCTGAAGAAAACATGGGTTTGTGAGAAAAATTTGTAATCtttcactttaattaaaaaaaaatacaatattacaGATATAATTTAAAGATTCTTTGATGACTGAGATGATTTTAGTCGGAGGGAATCATTCTTTTTGATTGGCAATTCTCAGTATTGAACACAGTAGCTGAgacaatataaattataataacacTACTGGGCTCAGTATGTCCTCATCCCCAGGATTAGCTTATAAGAAACTCCTGGAGTTCCTAAAGCAACTTAAGAACACAAACCTCCTTTCACTGGGTTATAGTCATTGTATATAGGagtattttagagatgaaaattgAAGTATTTAACAATCGGTAAGGTAAGGCACCCACCAATCAGAATAAAGCTTGACCTAGTTTGAACCAACACTGGCTGGAAGCAAccaggagaaacagaaatgaatgaatttgctgtattttaataaagtaaatataataatTCTTTAACTGTAGCAAATCACTAGTGTTTGCAAGTCTATTacaaaaagtacataaaaattcaaatatggaCAACTCACCTTGACAGTTTAACCAAAATGAACAACTGACAGGACACTcagaatttggaaaacaaatttttttgcAAGCATTTTCTTTACTGCACCAAAAACACTGcgtttggaaagaaaaaaaagtataataattGCAATTTCAGTAAATTTCTGGTACAGGTTTGGTAAGTATTCGACTTATAACagccaccatcatcatcaccatattATTATTTGTAGTTGATGCTGCTGGTGGGCTGCTCAGATCTGCTTTACCAGACCCACGCACACAAACCCAGCTGCAGCGTGTGGTGACAGACAGTGGCTCAAGCTGCCCTTTTTCCTGCATTGTCCTCAAGGATAGGTAGCAACGTGCCTATGAGGTTACTTCCACCTCCATCAGTAACTGACAGGTATGTTGTGTtgttgcatgtgtgtgctcaatcgtatagaactctgtgaccccatggactatagcccgccaggctcctcagtccatgggattcttagggcaagaatactggagtgggtcgcacacccagagggaggcagagctgggagatgaaaaggaagagaggaaacgGGAATAACAGCTTTTAAGACTCAGCTGTGCATGAAGTCAAGGCCACCCTGGACTTTCCAGTTTTGTGAGTCAATATATTCTCTTTTGATTAAATCAGTTTGAGCTGGGTGTCTGTCACTTACCACAAAGAGATCTAATTCCTTAACTGAGGCTAAAACGTCTTCAAAGAACAGAACTTCAAATTACCCAGAAAAACAGTAGAATATATTTAACCTCTCTAAATTAGTAGTGcataatttattttggggggcttcaaaatcactgcagatggtgattgcagccatgaaattaaaagacacttactccttggaaggagagttatgaccaacctagagagcatattaaaaagcagagacattactttgccaacaaaagtcaagtctatggtttttctagtcaaggctatggtttttctagtggtcatgtatggatgtgagagttggactgtgaagaaagctgagcaccgaaagtttatgcttttgaactgtggtgttggagaagactcttgagagccccttggactgcaaggagattcaaccagtccatcctaaagaggatcagtcctgggtgttcattggaaggactgatgctgaagctgaaactccagtactttggctacctcatgcgaagagctgactcattgaaaaagaccctgatgctgggagggattgggggcaggaggaggagaaggggacgacagaggatgagatggctggatggcatcaccgactcgatggacatgagtttgggtaaactccgggagctggtgatggacagggaggcctggcatgctgcaattcatggggtcgcaaagagtcggacatgactgagcgactgaactgaactgaatttaagacaaattacaggatttttttttcttgtagctaAGGAAGATGACCTGTATAAATACAAAGCCATGCCAACCAGAGACCCTTCAGAGAGTGACAAGTGAGAAGTCAGCTAACAGACTTTAGACTGATGGataatatcattaaaatggaaaaaaaatgcagagaggAGGAAGGTACTTATTGTGCAAAGAGGGATTTTATAGTAGTGGACATAAGATAAAAAGAGTCTTTACTAATTATTTAAGGGCAAATGTTAGAGATAACAGAGGTTAGATtacactgatatatatatatataatttcactcattcatttacttttgaCCGCACTGGGTCTTTATTCCTGCAGaggcttttctccagttttgGCGAACGGGAGCTACTCCAGGtgcagtgctcaggtttctcactgtggtgactttTCATGGTCTCTGGGACGCgtgggctcagtaactgtggttcccaggctctagagcacaggctcagtagtccatggcatgtgggatcttcctggatcagggatcagacctagGTGtttcctgcataggcaggcagattctttaccactgggggcCAGCACGGAAGCCCTAAAGCATTGTTTTCTAGAGGCTGAAAATTTAACCAGCAGATATAATCTGTCCACTCTATTAAAATAAAAGTCTCTAAGTGGAAAAATATGATAATTTTGAAAGGAGTGGAACAGATAATAAATGTGATAGTAGTTCATAAGAGAAAGTACTCTCTCCCAGTTGACTAACTATATGATTTCTTTCAGAGAATAGGAAGAATTTGTCTGACTTTTGAAGAATAGGTAAAAATCTATATAGGAAGAGAGGGCTTTAGACACAGAAGCTATGGTAGAATAAAGAACAGGTttcagcaataaatgctgaagagggtgtggagaatgttggtgggaatgcaaactagtacagccactatggagaacagtgtggagattccttaaaaaactggaaagagaactgccagatgacccagcaatcccactgctgggcatacacaccgaggaaaccagaattaagagagacacatgtaccccaatgttcatcgcagcactgtttacaatagccaggacatggaagcaacctagatgtccatcagcagacaaatggataagaaaactgtggtacatatacaccatggaatattactcagccattaaaaagaatgcatttgaatcagttctaatgaggtggatgaaactggagcctattatacagaatgaagtaagccagaaagaaaaacaccaatacagtatactaacacatatatatggaatttagaaagatggtaacgatgaccctatatgcgagacagcaaaagagacacagatgtaaagagcagtcttttggactctgtggggaaggcgagggtgggatgatttgagagggtagtgttgaaacatgtatattaccatatgtgaggtggatcgccagtccaggttcaatgacagggtgctcagggctggtgcactgggatgacccagagggatgggatggggagggaggtgggaggggggttcaggatgtacacccatggctgattcatgtcaatgtttggcaaaaagcactacagtattgtaaagtaattagcctccaattgaaataaaattttaaaaaagaacagatttcaggcttccctggtggttcagtggtaaagaatttgcctgcctgttcaggaaacacaggttcgatcccggatccaggaagatcccacatgcctgagagcagctaagcccttgcgccacaactcctgagcccgggAGCCTGGCGCTCCCAGCGTCAGGGGCTCTGCAGGGCCCACGTGCCACAGATGCTGAGTGCCCCGATGCcccggagcctgtgctccccaacaggaGGAGCCGGCGCAGGTGAAGCCTGAGCGCCACCACGAGACGctggcccctgctctccacagctagagaagcccaagcggcaacagagacccagcacggccaaagataaatcagtaaaattatgaaatatgaaaaatacgAAAGAACATGCTTCCACAGCGGTAGAAGTGAAGTTTGTCATCATGGGATTTTGTGGAATTATTTGGAAAGATAAACTTTTCTCAAATGGAGATGGACTTTGAACCAGACTAAAgagtgtgttttttcttttctttttaaaaattgaattataatttttttcaaacaaaaaattattttgtttttgaagtataattttctAGAAGGAAGTACATGTTCACACtaagtttttcctttgttttatttttaggttctCAAGGAAAGGTTTAATGCAGAAATACATCTTAATAACTGTGACCAGTCATTCCTATTACTAAAAAACTGTGTAAAACGAAGTTTGGCATACCTTTTAGACTACAACTGTAAATTACATGACTTTATAATACTCCCAAGACAATTTCTTCATATAAAAGTTAACTTACTTTCTTTCTGCTTATACATGATTGACAATTATTCACTGCAgtacattctgaaaaaaaaaattaagtacaaaaatataaatatttttatcactcaATTTTAGATAAAATGCATTTTGTTAAGTCATTTCTGTTTCAAGGCAAATGTATCCATACCTGGAgcattttcctttattattttcataagtcTAGACACTTTCTCATTGATACTATTTAAATCCTAACTCCTTCTTACTTTCTCCTCTTAAACTCAAAAAATGAGAGAGCATCATCCAACTTTGATGAGACAAgtaaagttataaaaaataacCTCCCTCTCCTACACTAACTCCCTGGTCCCACCAGACACCGAAGGCTACACCTCTGAAGCAAATTGGACTAATCCCACAGTGCACTCATTGATCCAGGGAGAAGGAATCTGACCAAGTCAGACTAATCAGAAGCCTCCTTCCATGATTTACAGATTGGAACTTGAGGGTTAGGGGTCtctaatttttcaaaaacttaaatatgatttttatctttgtgtAATTATAAACGTGATACATATTCAATATAAGAAATAAGtatacataaaaatcaaaagtCAGCTGAAATTCCACCATCCAGAGAAATTCTGATGCTTCATCTTACTTTAAACAAATTATTAccatgaaatttgaatttttccaTCATTGCAGAGGACTGCAACCATGGAATCTTAAATACCAATATTCTAGTCTCTGACTAGAATCTTCTCTCCTTTCGTCTAGTCTGCATTTTGACATGACGCAGACCTTTACTTTTCTTGACGTTGCAATCGTTTTCCAAATCTATTTGCTCCTTATGGCTTCATTCCTTTCTCTCCAGCCTGAACTTCAGGTCAGGGAATGACCTGATCTGGGTCCATCTCAGAGATTGAGACTAAGTATTTGTAGAACTAACCAGTAATCCTTCTTGTAGTCTTTCTTCCTATTACTGAAAAACCAGTGAAGGACAGCTGACCTGTATGACCGTCTGCTACCTGAAGCAAtatgttctttccttcttttactcTGTGCCTGAAGAAAGACGCATTAGCTACTTCCACAGCATCCTCAGGGCCAGATTCTCCCTGCACTCTGAAGACAGACTTTTTCGTGTGTATTTGTCTTCTATCTAGCCACTTCCATCCTCCTGAATACATTTCCCTAATACCTGCAGCATCGCTCTCTCCTAGTTCTCTTGGAATGTTACTGGCCATCCTTTTTGAGTTTTTGGTTGGTTCCATTTCCTCTATTAATGCCTAAAATGTTGTTATTCCATAAAGTTCCATCCTAGGTCTTCTCTTCTTCCATGAGGGATCACAATTTCAAATACCTGGAGACTCCAGGCATCAGCATATATTAtactcaatatcaaaacaaaaactttctttTTGATTGGTGTtgcaaataataatttaaaaattgaacaacTGAATCTGACAAGTTGATTACAAAGTTTATCTAGGatgagtaaaaatatttttggtatcAAAATTTTTTGACAAACAGGTAAGAGAAAAATTTAGGCAATGGATAACAAGATTTCATATATTACTATTAATATCCTCTATACCaccttcttatattttatttactttattgatTTCTGATATAGGCATGTAAAgtgagtccatggggtttttaATCTgttaagtgctttttaaaatttctatcagCTTTGGCTAGAAAGTAGTTCTATTTCAtagtttatatttcaaaattatattgttAAGTGAATAAAGAATCATAATATGTCATCTCCATATATTGTGCTATATGTCAGTATGGAATATTGCTTATTATcctccttaaatattttttatttaaattctgttttatctATGTTGCtacacttgttttatttttcattagcatttgcaatgtatatattatttcatcaATTTATTGCTTGTTCCTTTATTTCCTCTAGTCACACCCTGCAGTCACacctgtttctgtttccttaaaattttttgagatatgttttatattcttctttCTATCATTGATTCATCAAGATCTACATTCTCCACCTATACAAGGATCTTAATGTGCTTtaactttcttcctttcccttcccacaCCACTCCCCAGGAAGAAATCATCTTGAATTTCAATTATTATTAAATAGTTATCAATTATTATTAGACTATCAATGCAGTTACATGGCTATCGACTTGTAATCAATCATTTATATTTGATTCTGGTGCACTGGCTTCTTTGCTTCCTACTCTTTTTTGAATCCCACCTGTCCCctcagtttattttcattttgctgaacaTATCCCGGAGCACACCTTTCTCAGAGAGGGTCTGTGGGGTGACAGAAGTCACTCTGACTATATATAATATAGGGAGTGTAGTCCTGGGAATCAGGTGATAAGATAAggtgataaatagataaataaaattaattaattaattatttaaataaaagacaAGGTGATAAAATAGATAAGATTGAGGAAACTACCAGGAGGAAGATAGTGAAGACCCAGCTCACCCCAGATATCAGCACAAGCTAGGccagagggcagaggaaggaggcagcTGCCAGAATCCAGTATAATAAGTGTATGTAGAGTCTGCATGACACATATTCTCGGTGCATTCAGCattagcagaaataaacaaatatatactatagaaataaagagaaaacctgCAAGCCTTGCCTCATTTTCAAATAGGAagccttcattttatttccttggagAGACCTGACTTTTCATCTCATTCTGACTTTGAGATACGTTTCACTGAATCTGTTTCTCCTTTGGTGGTTTCCTAGCTCAGCCCTTGTGGGGGAGATTTTCATCTGTTCCTTGAgttatgctttcttctaggataatttatctgtttttctgcatgtgaccatatgtgtgtgctcagtcacccatttgtgtctgactgtttgcgacctcatggactgtaccccaccaggctcctctgtccatggaattttccaggcaagaatgctagagaacaggttaccatttcctcttccaggggaccttcccaaccgaggaatcaagcccacatcccctgcatctcctgcgttgggaagtgggttctttactgttaagccacctgggaagcccatgtgatcATATACTCCTGCATTATTTACTGTTAGCTGTGCAGTGTTTGCCTAGGTTCTGTATTGTCTAGTTTCATCTTACTGATGCTTTGACAGCCTTTTTCAGACCTTCCATGTGTGCTGACATAGTATAAGTGACATCTTGGCCACCTTACCACGGtccttgaaaatttttttctgacaaaCTACAGTCTTACCATATTttatggtggcactagtggtaaagaatccaccggcgaatgcaggagaggcaagggaCACAGCtttgattccagggtcaggaagatcccctggaggaggaaatggcaacctgtttgggtgttcttgcctgaaaaattccatggacagaggagcctggtggggtacagtccacggggttgccaagagttagacacggctgagtgactgagcacacacacagcacattctTTTCACTTGCTGTTCCAAGCATTTGACAAAGGGAGAGAACGCACGTGAGTCGTTGCCACCAGACTTCTTTACAATATCCGGACTCGGTCCTCTCTTCTGAGCTTTTGTCATTTTTCCACTGCCAGGGTTCACTCTGGCTAATTGCTAACATTGCTAATTTCCAAACAGCGGATATCTTTGAATTGTAGATCTGCCCCCTAAAGCCAGTTTGTAGCCCAGGAACTAGTGTTTCCATCAGAGTCAGATCCATTGTtcagtttctctgttttccttatgTCTTCTCTGTAACTATTCCTCTGTTCTTCAGAACAGGGTGAAAAATAGGACACCCACTCAGTTTGCATCTCTCTAGATCTGGGAGTACTAATGAAAATTTTTGGAACTTAGCGACTCAGTCATTTCTAAGGGGTGATGGCGGCGTTTGAAGTGTTGCACGCTGTGCTGTTCTAGTCTGATCCAGAGCCTTCTATTTCTTCCCATGCTCACCCTTTGTTGTCTGGTTGCTCCCAGTAAGAGAACTTCTCTACAGTATTTGGtattttttgttcattcattagtATTGGAGAAGAAGATTCTTAATTCAAAGTACCAAGAGCAAACTAGAACTTCTTCTGATATTGCTTACCAAACTCTCAAATGTAAGTGAACATCAGGGTTAAAAGCTCTGGGGATCAAAGTAATCCACTTAGTAGGAGATCTCACTTGATGTGGGGTCATTCACTGAGGCCTGTGGGTTGCCTGTGGGAAGGTCTGTCACTCAGAGTGTTAGAAATGATGGAGGTGGAAATCTCGGTGAGAGGTTAGAGGAGGTTTTGGAAGTGAAAGAATCATGTCTAAGAAACCATATGCTTGTAAAAGGGGAAGGTTGAATGTGAGCTCAAAGATGAAATTACCCCATGCTAAGAAGCCAACACTGAGGACAGGGTCAGAAATAGGCTGAACCAGGTCTTCCCTCCAAAAGGGAAGTTGTTTTCTTAGAAACACTGATCAAGATTGGTCAGCCTCAGAACCAAGCTGGCTAGAAGACCAGACTCTGTCATCtatttgttgttcaatcactcagtcatttccaactatttgtgaccccatggactgcagtatgctagatttccctgtccttcaccatctcgtgGAGCTTATtccaactcctgtccattgagttggtgatgccacccaaccatctcatcctctgttatccccttctcctgcccccaatccctcccagcatcagggtcttttccaatgagtcagctctttgcatgaggtggccaaagtattggagcttcagcttcagcgtcagtccttccaatgaacacccaggactgatctcctttaggattgactggtttgatctccttgcagaccaagggactctcaagagtcttctccaacaccacagttcaaaagcatcaattcttcagtgctcagctttctttatagtccaactctcatccatacatgactactggaaaaacccatagctttgactagacggacctttgttggcaaagtaatgtctctgcttcttaatatgctgtctaggtttgtcatagcttttcttccaaggagcattcttttaatttcatggctgccatctaTGATTCTtgatttacttttgtttccttcctttttgttctTCCTCAGTATTTTAACAAGGTTTTCTGAAAAATTCTAGTGTGACTCCAGTTTGCTAGGGGGCAGAGGGAAAGGTGTGTTTCCACATTCAGCCTATGTTTTGGGGGCACTGTTCATGGGGAGAAGGTGGCAGGTGTGGTAAGAGAACACTGTTTCCCCTAAGGTCTGTATGGGAATGATTGCAAAGTTAAGTGAGAGGAAAATATACAGGAGAGAGACCAACGGAATAAGCCAGGACTTCTGGCTCAgccgcccccactccccaccctctcAAAGGAACTTCTCATTTCAAGGCAAAGCTAAGAGCTTTGGGTTCGGTTTTAGGAAGGAAGACAAACTTGGTTATAGATACTATCTTATTGACTCTGAAAACCAGAAATCAGTAATTATTCTGTCTCAGAATCTTCATAAAAATGGCAACCTTGGCTTTACCCAGCATTTTCCAAGTAGTTCAAATCCCATCTTTATTCTATCTATACAATTTCATTTTAGGATACTGGAAACTTCATCTCACGGTTCATAAATTTAACTCAGTAAGGCTTTTAACATTTCAACATTTCTTCTGTTGGGGAGGGGAAACAACGGAAGTCTCTAAACCAAAATAATGACTTAATAAGACCCAAACTAAGTAATTTATTAGTTAAgaccttaaaacactaaaaaagactgtgtgcatgcttagtcatgtctgactctgtgaccccatggactgcagccctccaggctcctctgtccatggggattctccaggcaagaataccttgagtgggttgccatgccctcctccaggggatcttcccaacccagggatggaatccaggtctcttatattacaggcagattctttactgtctgagggcTAGCTATGGCCACTGGGTGGGGTCTGATTAGAACAAAAGCCAAGACCTTATTCATAGCACAAAGCTTTTGCAGTGCAGGGCTTGCAAATCATGtgggtggggtggcgggggggggggaacaTGCTTTTCACACTGAAAAGTTTTAATCCACTTTTCACATttcaaataaagcaaatgaatttGAATCCAATTaaactgtgtgctcagtcagactttcagtcatgttcaactctttgcgactccatggactatagcctgccggactcctctgtccttagaattttccaggcaagaatactggagtgggttccgaTTTTCtgctgtaggggatcttcccaatccaaagattgtctcctgcattacaggtggattcttaaccattagagccacctgggaagaccccaatTTAACTGGATTTCACCAAAAACGTGAAGATCTTTTAAAAACGTCTTCCCATTGTCAAcgacaaattggcacttgcccaGGGCGTTTGCCGTCTGCCCTGTGGAGACTGAACACTGTGCTGCTGTAGCTCTTGACCTTCAACACCCActgaaggagttcagggtggagtgaggcactctgtgctccagggaaactggtgggacaggtctttagaaagttagatattttcaggaactgatttcataatcccaatccttgcatctcttcatatataaaaaaatcactaAGTCCCTTCATGAGGACATCAGCTCCTGGTGACTGGCAGAAAATCTCTTGTAAAGTAAGCGTTTGATTGCCTTGAGctctcccttcaccaaaaccttacatattgaccttcccccactgcctctttggagcagtctctcagagctatttgAGGTGCTGTCTCTCAGGCTGCAGTCCTTATTTTGCCCCCCCAAAACTTAATTGGTATCTCAcacattgtgcatctttttagtcAACACCGTCAACACCCAAAAGCAACTTTAGAGATGAAACTTTTAGCCTTCCAGGAAGGCTCAAATATAAAAGCAGTGCCTCTGGGCTCAGGATGGCTTACCTACCGTCATTCACAGCTTTTGGTCTGAGCTTGCTCTTGTATCTGGAGATTTGGGAAGAGCTATTTTCTGAGAAGCTGATAAACAGTtggatgagaaagagagagataaaaactgGCAGGAGGATTTGGCTCCACGACCGCAGCCAGCACATAGCTCCTCAGACCTGGGTGCCGCCAGATGCTGGCCAGAGGGACTGTGGTAGGCATCAGGTACTTATTTGGACCTGCGGACCCACTCACGGACCATGAGCCAGCCTAGCGGTCCCTTCCGAGGCAGCTTTCAGAGCCTTGGACTCCAGCATAATTTGCAGAATTTTAGTACCACTAATGTTCTAGCCAGAATGCAGAATGTTTGTCATGCAACGCTGGCCTGCCATGGTCACCACCTACACTTTGTCCACTGCTTTCGATCAAAGTCTATTACCCTCGAAACCCACAGCGTTTCCCTGCTGGATTGTTGCTTTTGAAGAAGGCCTGAATTCTAAGTTCCACCATTCAATAGCTAGAAAACAGTAGCAGCTTTCTTCGCCTggttattagtttttatttttaaagtgatgcgGAAAATACAACTAGTAgttaagaccctgatgctgggaaagattaaaggcaaaaggagaaggggacagcagaggatgagatggttagatcgcatcaccagctcaatggatacaaatctgagcaagctctgagagacggcagagtcagaggagcctgtctggcgtgctgcagtccgtggggtagcaaagagtcggacaccactgagcgactgaacaacaaagtcatAATGATATATTGGCAACAATATatgctattcttttaaaataatctaggtAAAAATGTCACGTTTCAGAAATATAAATAGTATGATTTAAAGGATAAGGCAAAATTGTGAAGGTGGTTCCAGAATGACTGAAACTTGAGCAATATTGCCCCAGTGCCC is a genomic window of Odocoileus virginianus isolate 20LAN1187 ecotype Illinois chromosome 1, Ovbor_1.2, whole genome shotgun sequence containing:
- the PTTG1IP2 gene encoding PTTG1IP family member 2, with protein sequence MCWLRSWSQILLPVFISLFLIQLFISFSENSSSQISRYKSKLRPKAVNDECTAVNNCQSCISRKKCFWCSKENACKKICFPNSECPVSCSFWLNCQVDMFGFLMLLLLAVMVIAFICQCCIYQHYLQRTQVYIGGRPHTVYLPHGGDPVYNE